The genomic interval CAATTTTATCTATACTGTCGGCGATATTCAGCAGATTGATAGTTTTAATACCAATAGAAAAAGAAATCAGGTAGCATTTGCGCTGCTCTTTGGCAGCCATTTTCATGATAGCGAAGCACAGCACTTTGGCTATTTGCGAAGGCAACCCCTCCATACTTCCGCTGGTGTCTATGCAAAGGATAAAAGGCCCTTTCTCTTTGCGCTTCTCGCGGCGATGGGTGGTAAAGGAGACCTTGTCGCTGTGCACAAGGCTGCGCCCCTGAAACTGGTAACTGAGCAGGCTTTTATCGGCATACTTTTGCAAAAAGAGTGCTTCCGTTGCCTGATTGCCAAGCAAAGCCAGCTCGGATGGCAGCAGATTTTGCAGGTCGTCGCTTTCGCGCAGGCCGCCTATCTCGGCTTTTAGTCGCAAGTCGGTTTTCCACTCCTTGCGGACAATTACCTCGCGGAAAATTTCTTCTTCCACTTCGGTTTGTGCCTCACGCATACGCCCCAGCAGGTCGGCAAGTTCCTGAACGGCCTTTTCGTTGGCAAGCAATTGCTGGTAATGGTCTAATACATTGAAGCCTTTGTCTTTCCACAGGCCGCGGCTCATATCCCAAAAGTGGCTGACTTCCATCGCAAACGGATTAATCAAGGTCATCAGTTTGTGAAACTCCTCCACCTTTTTGTTGAGCAGCTCGGTAAATTCCTCTTGCGCCTTGTCCATTTCCTCCATGTAGTATTGCAGATTTTTGGCCGAAAGAAGGGCATTCCACTGTGCCAACAGGTCATCAATCAGCACATCTAACGGCGATTTTTCTTCGGGCAGGTTTTGCGGCGACAAGCGGCGGGCATTCTGTAATATGTT from Rhodoflexus caldus carries:
- a CDS encoding VWA domain-containing protein — translated: MTAYELEQEFSSFIEFGNVFDKPVRIFLVHYIHARLSGSTISDYRLQSLLQNQQSKYFDYLQKALDKMLGFNLIQKVCSDNRPLTEQIIHDVLKWMRDADKKIAAKNPYQQENDMFEAWSHKPTHLWVDTWYVLINFLANNYTREELDKDFYATKFKTLLADNNILQNARRLSPQNLPEEKSPLDVLIDDLLAQWNALLSAKNLQYYMEEMDKAQEEFTELLNKKVEEFHKLMTLINPFAMEVSHFWDMSRGLWKDKGFNVLDHYQQLLANEKAVQELADLLGRMREAQTEVEEEIFREVIVRKEWKTDLRLKAEIGGLRESDDLQNLLPSELALLGNQATEALFLQKYADKSLLSYQFQGRSLVHSDKVSFTTHRREKRKEKGPFILCIDTSGSMEGLPSQIAKVLCFAIMKMAAKEQRKCYLISFSIGIKTINLLNIADSIDKIVDFLCMSFDGGTDITPALSEALNVLQTADYKDADVMMVSDFVMFDIREDLLRRIRKEQSRGTKFHSLTLSQKPNLQVVEQFDNYWVYDPQERNIMRRLWDDIRRLQ